The Eleutherodactylus coqui strain aEleCoq1 chromosome 6, aEleCoq1.hap1, whole genome shotgun sequence genome window below encodes:
- the LOC136633426 gene encoding ETS translocation variant 3-like, translating into MKTGCSIGEKPKGGGGYHFPDWAYKAESSPGSRQIQLWHFILELLQKEEFRHVIAWQQGEYGEFVIKDPDEVARLWGRRKCKPQMNYDKLSRALRYYYNKRILHKTKGKRFTYKFNFNKLVMPNYPFINIRPNGAVPQSAPPVPSASSHFHFSLDSPNEDGHGNPFTGSSSAQSSRESLNDINERKPIPSEPEDLHTEWRRGADHMSSRNTVGSAPHGLQKHKSDLMLPVFSMPGMYPDAHSPFAVSPLPGRGGLMSMPISPALSLTPTVFSYSPSPGLSPAFQSGSCFNFNPEEMKHYLQAQACSVFNYHLSPRTVPRFPNFMMPPPHRPYPPEEQQSFAIKLQPPPMGRKNKDRPQSSEEKRPAPLQLPLPPVKVEPVSDEDDLLSDEELDCPNTEKVTSESEPETLSPNLDTEKGHTFVRPAAPSWPQFSTSSAKFNFPKECTEGPANAGEKAVKDSPIETAVVEKKEDSLPPKLRLKRLWNGDRQAEMVEDRECRKVSCIINGCRSSELTVETNAVAAAADS; encoded by the exons ATGAAGACTGGTTGCAGTATAGGAGAAAAGCCAAAAGGAGGGGGAG GTTATCACTTCCCGGACTGGGCCTACAAGGCAGAGTCTAGCCCCGGCTCGCGGCAGATCCAGCTATGGCACTTCATCCTGGAGCTGCTGCAGAAGGAGGAGTTCCGTCACGTCATTGCCTGGCAGCAGGGAGAATACGGGGAGTTTGTCATCAAGGATCCAGATGAAGTGGCCCGGCTGTGGGGCCGCCGGAAATGTAAACCACAGATGAACTATGACAAGCTGAGCCGGGCACTCAG ATATTACTACAACAAAAGGATCTTGCATAAAACGAAGGGGAAGAGGTTTACCTACAAGTTTAACTTCAACAAGCTGGTCATGCCCAACTACCCATTCATCAATATCAGGCCCAACG GTGCCGTTCCTCAGAGTGCCCCGCCGGTCCCTTCAGCCTCATCGCACTTCCACTTCTCATTAGATTCCCCCAATGAAGATGGGCACGGGAATCCTTTTACTGGAAGCTCCTCTGCACAGTCCAGCAGGGAATCCTTAAATGACATcaatgagcggaaaccaattccTTCAGAGCCTGAAGATCTTCACACAGAGTGGCGTCGGGGCGCAGACCACATGTCTTCCCGAAATACTGTCGGCTCAGCTCCTCATGGCCTCCAAAAGCATAAATCTGATCTCATGCTTCCAGTTTTTTCAATGCCTGGCATGTACCCAGATGCCCACAGTCCCTTTGCTGTCTCTCCGCTCCCTGGGCGTGGAGGACTAATGAGCATGCCCATCTCACCTGCCTTGTCCCTGACTCCAACAGTCTTCTCTTACAGTCCTTCACCTGGACTCAGCCCAGCTTTCCAAAGCGGCAGCTGCTTTAACTTCAACCCAGAAGAAATGAAACACTACCTGCAGGCCCAAGCCTGCTCCGTCTTTAACTACCACCTAAGTCCACGGACTGTACCAAGATTTCCCAATTTCATGATGCCGCCACCTCATCGTCCCTACCCACCTGAAGAGCAGCAATCTTTCGCCATTAAGCTGCAGCCACCTCCGATGGGACGCAAGAATAAAGATCGTCCGCAGAGCTCTGAGGAGAAGCGCCCAGCTCCCCTCCAACTTCCTCTCCCGCCTGTGAAAGTTGAACCGGTGTCTGATGAAGATGACCTCCTTTCTGACGAGGAGCTAGATTGCCCAAACACCGAAAAAGTCACCTCCGAATCTGAGCCAGAAACCCTTTCTCCAAATCTGGACACCGAGAAGGGCCACACTTTTGTCAGACCCGCAGCTCCTTCCTGGCCACAGTTCTCCACCTCCTCAGCTAAGTTTAATTTCCCTAAAGAGTGTACAGAAGGTCCGGCCAACGCCGGTGAGAAAGCGGTGAAAGACTCTCCAATCGAAACCGCTGTGGTCGAAAAGAAGGAGGACTCTCTGCCACCAAAGCTGCGTCTTAAGCGTCTCTGGAACGGGGATCGGCAGGCGGAAATGGTTGAGGATAGAGAGTGCAGAAAAGTTAGCTGCATCATCAACGGCTGCCGCTCCTCCGAGCTGACGGTAGAAACAAACGCTGTCGCCGCGGCAGCCGACTCCTAG